A window from Argopecten irradians isolate NY chromosome 3, Ai_NY, whole genome shotgun sequence encodes these proteins:
- the LOC138318337 gene encoding UDP-galactose transporter senju-like, whose protein sequence is MGLFSEELFPTKLSFVIFVSYMALFINQGILVTASKSKDNTYNFNTVAVVLLTECLKLIVSMVVYLKDHTVGQLFSEIHKYKQVLLYYFVPAALYCLYNNLGFINLATYDPTTYFLLLQFRVVVTGVVFQIVFSKQLSRMQWLSLIFLTVGCVVKEYGHDHETKVEPGASSWSVYLNPSLLLIMVQIFSSCFAGVYNEFLLKDKGVDVHIMLQNMFMYVDSILCNVLVLAFKGQLATAFTAPSIAALTQPSVLMIMCNNAAIGIVTSLFLRSLNSILKTFASALELMFTAVLCWLIFGIKIDIYTFIAIFIVSVATVMYAQKPVVNLAKTSSQNSEQRAKENDVV, encoded by the exons ATGGGGTTATTTTCAGAAGAGTTGTTTCCAACGAAGCTCAGCTTCGTCATATTCGTATCGTATATGGCATTATTCATTAATCAAG GTATTTTAGTAACTGCCTCCAAGAGTAAAGACAACACCTACAACTTTAACACAGTAGCAGTGGTACTGCTGACAGAATGCCTCAAACTAATCGTGTCTATGGTTGTGTACTTAAAGGA tCACACTGTTGGTCAGCTTTTCTCAGAAATTCATAAATAcaaacaag TATTGCTGTACTACTTTGTGCCTGCTGCTTTGTACTGCCTTTATAACAACTTGGGATTCATTAACCTGGCGACCTATGACCCTACAACCTATTTCCTACTGCTGCAGTTCCGTGTTGTAGTGACAGGGGTAGTTTTTCAG ATTGTTTTCAGTAAGCAATTGAGTCGGATGCAGTGGTTGTCCCTAATTTTCCTGACTGTTGGATGTGTAGTAAAGGAATATGGCCACGATCATGAGACAAAGGTAGAACCAGGAGCTTCAAGCTGGTCTGTATACCTCAACCCAAGTCTTTTACTCATCATGGTACAGATCTTCTCCTCGTGTTTTGCAGGAGTTTACAACGAATTTCTCCTCAAAGACAAAGGTGTTGATGTGCACATCATGTTACAGAATATGTTTATGTACGTCGACTCTATCCTGTGTAATGTTTTGGTGCTAGCCTTCAAGGGTCAGCTAGCCACGGCCTTCACAGCACCCAGTATAGCAGCTCTCACCCAGCCTAGTGTACTCATGATCATGTGTAATAACGCAGCCATTGGTATCGTCACTAGTCTGTTTTTACGCTCCTTAAATTCCATTCTGAAAACATTTGCGAGTGCGTTAGAGTTAATGTTCACAGCGGTCTTGTGCTGGTTGATATTCGGTATAAAGATTGACATTTATACTTTCATTGCAATCTTTATTGTATCTGTAGCAACTGTTATGTATGCTCAAAAACCTGTTGTAAATCTAGCTAAGACAAGCAGTCAGAATAGTGAGCAAAGGGCAAAAGAAAATGATGTTGTATGA